In Gordonia phthalatica, one genomic interval encodes:
- a CDS encoding phosphoribosyl-ATP diphosphatase — MKTFDELFSELADKAETRPEGSGTVAALDQGVHTLGKKIIEEAGEVWLAAEHESDEALSEEISQLIYWLQVMMIKRGLNPADVYRYL; from the coding sequence GTGAAAACCTTCGACGAACTCTTCTCCGAGCTGGCCGACAAGGCCGAGACGCGCCCCGAAGGCAGCGGCACCGTGGCCGCCCTGGATCAGGGCGTCCATACGCTCGGCAAGAAGATCATCGAGGAGGCGGGCGAGGTCTGGCTGGCCGCCGAGCATGAGTCCGACGAGGCTCTCTCCGAGGAGATCTCCCAGCTCATCTACTGGTTGCAGGTCATGATGATCAAGCGCGGGCTCAACCCGGCTGACGTCTACCGCTACCTCTGA
- a CDS encoding thioesterase family protein: MDVSQVPYSSYYEPLPVPEGGDPDYEYFQPTTATASVWSQDMQHGGPPSGLLMRAMLRAVPDDGQDFTRVTNEIIGPVGLGVNRVRTTIPRPGKRISMVQADLESELPDGSFRLAARAVAWRMLTSDSAPVVNAPADPLPASPDDLTQIIGFPTEDEDAVPWGMVGFIGTAVTARQPGRNGKTPALWIRPAIPLVAGEEMSNLESIFTVLDVANGVGTRLDPTQWSWMNMDTTAHLVSQPTSPWLGIDADLAIGARGYGATFADLYDVTGFLGRSAQSDMIVGQR, from the coding sequence CCAGCCCACGACGGCCACGGCGAGCGTGTGGTCGCAGGACATGCAGCACGGCGGTCCGCCGTCGGGGCTGCTGATGCGCGCGATGCTGCGTGCCGTGCCCGACGACGGTCAAGACTTCACGCGCGTCACCAACGAGATCATCGGCCCGGTGGGCCTCGGCGTGAACCGGGTGCGGACCACCATCCCCCGCCCGGGCAAGCGGATCTCGATGGTGCAGGCCGATCTGGAGTCGGAGCTGCCCGACGGTTCGTTCCGGCTCGCGGCGCGTGCCGTGGCCTGGCGGATGCTGACCTCCGACAGCGCCCCGGTCGTCAACGCACCCGCGGACCCGCTGCCGGCGTCGCCCGACGACCTGACGCAGATCATCGGTTTCCCCACCGAGGACGAGGACGCCGTGCCGTGGGGCATGGTCGGGTTCATCGGCACCGCGGTCACCGCGCGGCAGCCGGGCCGCAACGGCAAGACCCCGGCACTGTGGATCCGGCCCGCGATCCCCCTCGTCGCCGGCGAGGAGATGTCGAATCTGGAGTCGATCTTCACCGTGCTCGACGTCGCGAACGGCGTCGGCACCCGTCTGGACCCGACGCAGTGGTCGTGGATGAACATGGACACGACCGCGCACCTGGTGTCGCAGCCGACGTCGCCGTGGCTCGGCATCGACGCCGATCTCGCGATCGGCGCCCGCGGTTACGGCGCGACGTTCGCGGACCTCTACGATGTGACGGGGTTCCTGGGCCGTTCGGCGCAGTCGGACATGATCGTCGGACAGCGCTAG
- the hisG gene encoding ATP phosphoribosyltransferase, whose product MLRVAVPNKGALSEAAAGILSEAGYRKRSDPKDLTVIDVANEVEFYFLRPRDVAIYVSSGTLDLGITGRDLAADSLSEVIEEVPLGFGSSTFRYAAPADQVWTVDGLEGKRIATSYPNLVRKDLAARGIEAELIRLDGAVEISIQLGVADAIADVVGSGRTLRLHGLTAFGESLCDSEAVLVRNPARPEPTKAALQFIKRVQGVVFGQQYVMIDYDCPKDILDKAVEMTPGLESPTVSPMLDPEWLAVRAMVPRKTHQSLMDDLSAIGVRAILASDIRSCRF is encoded by the coding sequence ATGTTGCGCGTCGCCGTCCCGAACAAGGGCGCCCTGTCCGAAGCCGCCGCCGGAATCCTCTCCGAAGCCGGCTACCGCAAGCGGTCCGACCCCAAGGACCTCACCGTCATCGACGTCGCCAACGAGGTGGAGTTCTACTTCCTCCGCCCTCGCGATGTCGCCATCTACGTCAGCTCCGGCACCCTCGACCTGGGCATCACCGGCCGCGACCTGGCCGCCGACTCCCTCTCCGAGGTCATCGAGGAGGTGCCGCTCGGCTTCGGGTCGTCGACCTTCCGGTACGCCGCGCCCGCCGATCAGGTGTGGACCGTCGACGGCCTCGAAGGCAAGCGGATCGCCACCTCGTACCCGAACCTGGTCCGCAAGGACCTCGCGGCGCGCGGCATCGAGGCCGAGTTGATCCGGCTCGACGGCGCCGTCGAGATCTCGATCCAGCTGGGTGTGGCCGACGCGATCGCCGACGTCGTCGGCTCGGGCCGCACCCTCCGCCTGCACGGCCTGACCGCTTTCGGGGAGTCGCTGTGCGACTCCGAGGCCGTCCTGGTCCGCAACCCGGCCCGTCCGGAGCCGACGAAGGCCGCACTGCAGTTCATCAAGCGTGTGCAGGGCGTCGTCTTCGGTCAGCAGTACGTGATGATCGACTACGACTGCCCCAAGGACATCCTCGACAAGGCCGTTGAGATGACCCCGGGTCTGGAGTCGCCGACGGTGTCGCCCATGCTCGACCCCGAGTGGCTCGCCGTCCGCGCCATGGTGCCGCGCAAGACGCACCAGTCGCTGATGGACGACCTGTCGGCGATCGGCGTCCGCGCGATCCTCGCGTCGGACATCCGCTCCTGCCGCTTCTGA